The genomic interval tatgtcactctagaaacaaagatactcatggtaacaagataatcatggcaacaaatcacgagatatatgcacggatacatcacaggtgacaaacctaacatgctaaggatatcaaacagtgacataccaacggcaaacatgttcattgcatgtagttataaaatactatgcatatccaaagacattatcataaaagataagtcaagaggtacccacctccaatagaaaGGGTCGTATCCaatccaaatccaacgtcgagttgctcatctcgcgtcacagtcctgtaatacatagtatacagatttagttaattaaataccaattaattagctaaatcaaatcctcgagaaactaacataaatccaaatccaattataaaccctaattggatcatttaactcctcaatcaattctAATTAATTCATTCGAATTAGGGCTTGCAATAAAATAACCAATCATAATATCTTACTtgatttagccctaattcaatacatacctaattcatcaacaacatgaatcaatttccctacttcttaccttaatccacAGCCCAACAAATCCATAGCAAAGACAACTTGCTGTCGGAACAGAGGTAGCTATTGGAAATCAAGAAACGCCCTGCAATGCACTGTCTGGATCAAAATGAAGCTTAAGAAATCGACATCCAAACAACAACCAAATTCTCAGAACAACCTgagcaccttacctcttcctctaaTCGCCTGCGATGACCAAGAACCCGACGAAGCTGCTGCTGGAAACCTTAATACCAGAGACTCAGGTCGATAACAAGCTGGCGGCTGGCACTGGACGGCTGGCAGACCAGTGCTAGGGCAGAGGACGATCGGAGTGACGCcgggaaactagggctcggcgtGGAGAGGCTGGAACAGCCCGATCCGGCGGTCGGCAGTGGTACACAAGGacagatctagggcacggctcaTAGCACTGCTCGGGTCAAGAGTTGGCAGCGGCGCAGGGCGGCGGTCgtctgccggcgctagggcataggGAGCCGCGGGATGATCACCTGGCTGCAGGGGCTGGGCGGCGTCGGCGCACAGATCCGAGAAGGGGAAAGGGCGGCGCTTAAGTGTCGGCGAGAAGAAACGTCTGCGGCACAGGAAGAGACAGAATCGGGCGGCACAGCTCGgaagagaggggaagaagaagcttGGCCGGCGTTCAATCGGAGGAGAAGAGATAACCGCCGGcgctaggaggttagggcacgggtgaattcggcggaggagaagagaaatggcACGCACGGGGGGGAGAGGTTTCGGCGAAAAcagggaaagaaaaagaaaaagaaataaataaataatttcaacttttcctcacttaaattgggtagcctaaacaggctttcccgggccccatttatatccccgttaactcgtccatacgagctccgaaaaattcccgaaaaatttcgaaaaattctcttatcaatattcgccattttcggtattttacaaatacTGTATAAATTAGATGAGATCTTACAGTGCTGGACATGTCTACACCAACTAAACtaaatttgtttgtttaatttcagAGAGAAATGGTTTAATCTTTTTCCAGCTTTTCTTTTGTccaaataaataaaggaaaaatatcattgtaaaaaaaaaaaaacctatctAGTCacttctttttgaatttttagttctgttgtgttttttttgtttgctTAGTAAATATGAATTAACAAGGGTTTAAACAACAGTATGTTAGTTTTGTTGAATTGTGTTTTGAGCTAAACATATTCTCCACTTTCTAggcataaaaaaattaataatcacaATATAAATATGTCTATTTTGGTgctatttttcaaataaaataatatataaaacaatataaattaatataataaaaaataaatatcatgacGAATATGTTCTACCTAACTTTGTTTATCTGATCCACTATAACGTGATTGTCCTTTGTGTTCTTCCTAGCTTTGCAAATATCTCATTATAAAGCGATTGCCCTTAATTTGTATAGTATTTCTAATTCTACAATAATAACAATATAATCAAGTTttatcccactagatggggtTGACTATTTGGATCCTTCTAAGTcattatactctatctcctattatatcattatttacatttaaataaattttgtcatgttttattattgttaactaagtctttttaggTCTTTCTCATTTGATATGGGCATTTGTTATATTTTCATTTCATCTAATTGGAGTATTTATTGTTCATCTAAGTACCtatctgtaccatcttaaacatgtctcctagagttttccctcaataggtgtaaccctgactttctctctaatattttcatttcttatcttaTTCATCCatatatgtccacacatccattttaatattataatctCTTCAACTCTAATCTTCTACTTATATATTCATGTCATAGTTCAATATTCAATTCTATATAACATAACATATCTGCATTGTATCTCAAATAACAACAATAATTAGATTCTTCATTGTATATaatatatacattttttttttcaaagagaaaaaggaGTCTAGCTATTGAAATCAATAGCTCTCAAGTTATTGCATATACGAGGATAAGAAAATTAGCAATAAATTAAAGCATTAATTCCCTTGGTTATTAttgaatatttaaaatttctaacCTTTTGTTTCTACTTTTTGCAAGGTTTTGGTGGAAGGAAACTCTCATGTGAAGACACTGATACTAAATAGGCCCCTAAAATTGAACGCCCTGAACTATCAAATGGTTCGTTCATCCTTAGTCTCAATTGTACAagccatttaaattttttttttgtttgataaaTTACATGCCATTATTAATGCTTTAAAATTAAGCAAAACAAATCAATTAAAAGTTTGATTTATTTATCCCCATCCAATTTAAAACATTTAAAAGCATTCCATTTATAAGTTGCCCAAGTGTTAGTACCGATAGTTTCTAGAACTCCAAACACCATTACATAAATATCAAACCATTTTATAGATAAATTTACTTATTTACTCATACATTTCGGCTAAAATATTGGCAATAAATATGCcattgttatttttcttttttgattttaatttgtgattcatgttaaattaggtttctGATTTCTTTCAAAAACAAATCTTGTTTTTAAGGTTTTACAATTGTCCGAGGAGTTCCAGAAGTTGGAAAATGATCCTGCTGTTAAGTTGGTAATCGTAAAGGTACATGCAATCCATTTTCTTCTTTGAACTTTCAACttcttttatgaaaaaaaatattattattctcAAAGTCAAATTCACTATAGATAAGTGTCTAATTTCTTAATAATTCATCATGGATTGAAGGCAAATGGAAAAGTATTTTGTGCTGGAGGAGATGTTATTGAATACTATCGTTGCTTGCTCAGAGGTATTATTCAACCTGGTTATATTTATCTGGAAGCTTTTGTGATACTGTAATATTATTCATTTTTATCTGAAATTTGATAAGAGCAACTAATTGTTAACCTAAATATCAGAAGGTGAATGGGCACTAGCAACTCAAATTTATCAAAAGCAACTCGCCTTGGACTATCTAGTGGCAACATACACTATGCCCCTGGTGAGTTGCTCATATCAGATATAACAATAGGCTTACTGAAACAATAATCTCCAAATATGTTTTGTAACATATCAAGTTGAACAAATTTCTACTTGAAGGTTTTCCTGATCAATGGGGCAGTGATGGGAGGTGGTGCTGGACTTTCTATGAACGCAAGATACCGAGTCGTTACCGAAAATACGGTATGATCAATCAGCATTTATGCTAAGATTTATAGTTCTGAACAGGTGCTTTGTATTTGCTTTT from Zingiber officinale cultivar Zhangliang chromosome 6B, Zo_v1.1, whole genome shotgun sequence carries:
- the LOC121991175 gene encoding 3-hydroxyisobutyryl-CoA hydrolase 1-like, with translation MATNKSSNYEDDQVLVEGNSHVKTLILNRPLKLNALNYQMVLQLSEEFQKLENDPAVKLVIVKANGKVFCAGGDVIEYYRCLLRGIIQPGYIYLEAFVIL